The sequence AATGAGCCCCTCGGGCTGGTGGGGAGAGCAGCCGGATCCCGCTCCAGACTCTGCCCCTCTCGCTCATCTCGGAGCAACCGGCTGTGGCGGGGGTGTCGGGTTTTTTCCATGAAGTCTCGGGAGCACGTTTCTCTCTAGGAAGGGATGCACATGCGCCTGTGTCTCCATAGCAACTCCACCTGGTACCCGGCGCTTGGGCAGCAGTGGGATGCAGGGCCAGGTCAGCATCCCCTCCCAGAGGGGTGTCACCCCGCGTCCCCACCTCTCGCCCGACCTCCAGCTTGCTCTTTGCCTCCGAAAGCCCCAGAGCCTCACCTCGCTGCcaaggtcgggggggggggggattccccCCTCGCCCCAAACCCTCTGTCTTAACTcgcccggtggggggggggagggggggtcggTCATCCCTAGGGCGCTCGGCTTCCTTAGGAGAGCGGATGGCAGCCAGGCACTGCTGGGTTTGTGGGTGCTTTTGCAGCGCCTGCGAGCAGCATCGCCCGGCTCCGCAGCCAGCTCTGCAAAGCCGGCTCTGCAAGGCAGCCACGGCTGGGGCGGAGGGGCCCTAATTTGGGGGCTAGGGGAAAAAAGGGTAAAAGATGTGAAAACGGAGCAGCCGCCTGGCCCTCGGCTGCGTCTCAAGGATGCCTAACCCTTTAAAGGGGCTGCCCACACAGCCCCTTTAAAGGGTTAGGCATCCTTGAGACGCTGGTGACGCTGATCCCGGGATCCCAGCTGTGGCGTTACTCGCCGCGGCGCCGGTGCCGCGATTGGCTGCGGCTCCGGGCAGGAGCGTGGGCAGGAGCCGGGCTTCCTCTCCCTCGCACCCCCGTGCAGGCAGCTGGGCCGGCCCGGAGAGCAGCGGAGCCACACACAGCAACCcggttgggggggtggggggcacttTGTTTTTTCGGGGCAAGCCGCCGCCGGGAGCTCGTGTCGAGGCGATGCGCATGAGCCGGGCTTTGCTCCCCGAGTGCCTGTGTGCCTTGGCGGCTGCGGGCATTGGCGTCGCCGTGTACCCGGCTCCGCACAGATTGCAGCAGCCCGCAGGTAAGACAGACTCCCCGGGGTGCATCGGTTTTCGGCGCACCGCGGTGGAGCCTCCGGTTGCCTCTCGGGGGGGGTCTGCACCCCCCAAAACGCTGCTGCACAATGTGACGGCACCTCGTGCATCCCGGGGAGGAGTGGGGCCGAAGCTGCGCTCGGCTTGCCCGTACCGCGATGCTTGTGCTGCCGGCAGAGTCGGGAGGGTGCGATTAGGGCAATAAATGGATGTTCAGCTGTTTTGCGCCTTCCCATGGAGGCTTGGACGTTTTGCAGTGTTGGCGCCAGGTTTCTTCCACCTAGAGCCGAAACCCGCACGCATCCCTTCtggctctctgctgtccccaaaCCCGGCCCAgaacaggcagggctgggagagccgcCGGGGCAGGATGCTGGTGGTGCCTGGCCCGCTGCGGGCCAGCAGCGAGGCCGCCCATGAGAGGGCACCCGTGGCCCGTGCGTGCCCAGCACGCCCTCAGCGCCgcagccgggctggggggggccgtggggaaAACCCGCCTCGGCTCGGTGCCAGCTGAGCAGCGGGCTGACAGCTCCTTGGCTGCAAGAGCGAGGGCGATCCTAGCCTTTCCCAGGAGGCTCCATCCATGCCAGCAAAAGCAGGTCGACTCTCCTGTTGGCTCTCGCGACAGCCCTGTGCCTGGCGCTGGCCTCGGCAGGTTTCCCTTTCGGCGGGTCCTGCTCTAGGCTGCAGCTGAAGGGTGCCGGGGGCGGCTCTGCATGGTGGCGGAGGCGTTTTCCACCCGCAGGAGCGTGCCCAGCTCCtgtggcctcccccccccccccttggcttCTGCAAGCCGCAGGGCGCTGACGCCCTTTCCGCCAGCCGCGGGTCGCGGCGCACGCGAGGGCGCTGCTGCCGGGCGCCTGGCTCCGAGCCCGGCGCTGCCTCCCCCGGGGGACGCTGCCCCGAGCCTGCGGTTTGGCACCTCCGCTCTGCGGCCGCTGCCTGGCCCCTTCCAGCCCCGTGCCAGCTGGGCAGGCCGGCGGGGCGTTTGGGAAGGTGCGGTGGCCGTGCTCCGGCTCCCACAGCCGTTCCTCGCCCCTTCCTCAAGGGGCTGACCCAGGTTACAGTGTGCAGTGACCCTGTTTCAGGCTCGCTGGCGGAGCAAGCCTTGGGGCGGCCTCTGCTTCCGAAGAGGAACGGGGAAGTGCAGCGGTGGCTCCTGCGCGGGCTCGGCCGGGCCAGGGCGGCGCAGCCTGGGGAGGTGCCCGGCGCCGTGGGCAGGACGCTTGGGTGCTCTGGTCGCGTGTGGTGCCCATCTCGcggcgccccccagccccatgcccGTGCAATGCTCGTAGCGCAGGCAGGGAGGTCTCCTGCTGCGCTGACCCTGGGCAGAGCAGACATAACGCAGCTCAGGGGTCACACTGCCGCCTCCGTGTCTGTGCGGCATCCCAAGCGCCAGGCTCGGTCTTTGCAAGGCTCCCTGTGTCGAGGAAAGAAGTGACCCTCACCGCTGGCTGCGGCGTTGTCAGGCTCGGCAGCCGGTCCTTGCCCGCACCAGGTGGTTTGGGGCAGTCGGAAAGGGTCGGCTGGTGGGTGCTGCCGTCCCTCCTCTCCGGAGGGTGACCATACCCTGAGCCCGGGCCGGGAGAGGGCTCGGCAAGCGACGGCTGCCGAGCTAGGCTGGAAGCTGGGCTGCTCCCGAATGAGCTCTTGGGCTCTGGTGTTTGCAGAGGGAGGGGGGATTTTggcagcagggagaagctggagctgggagaaggGGCCCGCAGGGAAAATGGGGCTGGAGCGCTCCTCATCCCGCCACTTGGCCCAGCGGCTTTGCTGGCGGCATCAAGGCGGCTTTGTGCAGGTCGGAGCAAGGAAGGGGGTTGTTCAAATTAGAAGCAATCCTGGGTGCTGCCAGCTCTCCCAGCACCCATCTGCCTTTGAAGCGGGCTGTTCAGTGGGTGCTGGTCAGGCGTTGCGTGCTGGGCCTTTGCGCTGGCCAGCACTGAGGTTAAACTGCTGCTGTGCACTGAACACACCCTGGAAAAACTTCGTCCTGACTGATGTGGATATCACAGGAGAAAATTTCAGCTTAAAAGCTTTTGAAATGTAACGGCAAAACACAAAAAGGTTCTAAGTTTATTTTTAAGACTAGTGAAATGGGGATTTTTCATAGCTGAAAGAGAACCTGGAATTCTGACTTCGTAATGAAAGAGAGCGAATGGTTAGCCAGGGCTCTGCTGGCAAGCCATGAAGAAGAGTACTCATCCCTTTCAGGTTTTTTGAGTGCTGCTTTAAACTCTCGGGAAGGTTTGGAATGCTGTGCCAAGCGGAGCCAGGAGCTCAGGTGGCAGACTTTGCCCGAGAGGCTCAGCGAGGGTCACGTGCCAGGCACTGGGCTCCGGCCCCTCtccacagccccagcagcaggaTGGGGCCCGCAGTGCCCAGCCAGGCGCTCTGTGGCCCTGGGCAGCTGCTTCCAGCCTTTACTGTGtgattttccagctttttttttttttcccccccttaagcAGGTCACATTAATCCTCTTGAAGCATCAGCTGTCGCAGTAACAGCCGCTCAAGGCGAAAAGGTGTCACGGCAGAACTGTGAAAAGTGTTGTGTTTCCATTTAATAGAAGTAGAAATATAATGATACAATGTGGTTCCCCACTAGGCCTGAAGGAGAAACTTTCCTGCAGACAGGGCTATCCCACGGGATTACTTAGCGCTCTGCAAACCTCTGGGACCGTGGCCGTAACAGCGCGCAAAGCGAGCCGAGCAAACCTGAGGGCTCTGTAGCGCTCCAGCTCCATCATCTCCTGCCTGACCACTGCAGGGCTCCCTGGCGCCAGGGTGCACCCAGCCGGGGTCGGCATGCACGCGCAGCACAGGGCAAGGGTCGCCGGCTGAGGGCTGGGGAGCCGAGCCCTAGACCAGGAAGGTCCCGGGAGAGCTGGGGGTCTGCGGAGCAACGAATCTTTGCACTCATTTTTGAGCCCTTGTGTGCACTTGTTTAAAGCAGGTGCCGAGGTTGCTGGCTAAGCCCGTGGCTCCGTGAACCAGCCTTTAAGGGAACCGCCAGAAATTAGGTTTCCATCCAAGTGGTAAGAGCAAGGTGCAGACCTGATGAGGGCCTCACCTTCTTCAAATACGTGCAGGTTAAATGCTTCGTTTCAGAGCTGAAAAGTGAACGTGCTCTCCTGGCACGAGCCAGCCCCCTGCCACGGTTTCCTTTTATATGGCTTAAGGTTATCTGACCCACTACGTCTctgttttaaactgatttttagtGTGCGCAGACAAGCGGAGGTGGCGGGGGGGATGGTGGAGGGGGCTTTTGTGCCAGGACCTGGGGAGGGAATCGGTGTTTATTTCCAACACATTCAAAGTGCTGACAAATTCCAGAGGAGCTGTAATTGTTATAACCTTGAATTATCCTGGAACCAAGCTGCCGTGGTACCACCTCGCCTTTGTGTGGCTCCATTTACCCTCCAGGGCTTCCCACTGCGGCCAGCCCTGGCTGAATACGGCAATTGAGAAGCAGAGGGAGCCTGAACCATCTTCCGCCTTTGAAGTGGAGTTTAATCCTGTTAAAAGCCCAAGGCTTCAATAGTGGCCCCTGATAATGCGTCTGCTAAGCCCTTTGCAGGGGCAGCCTGGAGTTGAGCAGGttcctctcctgccctgggagcatGGGTGGAAATGGCCTGCAGGCACAGGGCTGTGGAAGCCACCCTTGGTGGTGacacccagccttccccactcGAAGCACTCAGTGCTTCACAGCAAATTCGTGGTGAAAACACCCAGTTTCTCAGTGCGGGTCCTCACCTGGCTGGTTTAGCAGCCTGTTGTGCAACCTGCCGGCttgtgcacagggctttgcaagGTGGGTGCATTGCTTGCTCCTGTTTCATTGCTTCTCTACTGAAATGCCCAGCAAAGCCCCAAGGCTATCGCAGGGTGTTCTCgttgcaaaaggcagcaggagcatgtAGAAATGACCCCGGACCTCTTGCTCGGAGTGGACAGTGGGACCTGTTGTGGCCAGGGAGCTGAGCGCACCCAGACAGGACAAGAGATCTGCAAGGCTGGTGGCTGCCGAGAGGAGCTTGTCCAGACACAGCACAAAAACAGGGTCTGATGTGTCCTCACCACCCTAGCAGCACACTCTGGCTCGTTGGGTGTCCGGCGCCCAGCAGGGCATCCTTGGCTGCTGGGCCAGGGAATGGGGCTGGCGTCCCTGCCAGGCTGGCCAGCCCCTGGGAACGGGACGGGGCGGGTGGACGTTGGGACGGGGCAGGAGCCTGGCTGGGCAGGGGGCTCCAGGAGGACACAGGTTACAGCTTGCACTGGCTGTTTTGGAGGGGGTCACCCCCTCTCAGGTTGATTGCTTTGGAAACGTGAATACATGCTTCCTGCGAATGCCGGGAGCCGTTGTCTGTCTGGCCATGTGGCTGCTGGGGCAGGTGGGGATGGGCCACGGCCAGCCCTGGGGGACAGGGAAGGCTCTCAGCAGCCACTTGCGTGAAGGATAGGTGGGCGATTGCTGGTCTGGCTGCTGTCTCTGGAGGATACCCACCGGCGCTTCCGGCGTGCTGCGCTTGCCCTGTCCTGCCGTGGGCAAGCAAGATGCTGTTACACAGGTTTATAGCCCCACTGGATGCTGTAATGACCCCTCAGGGCGCCCCAGGACCATGGACTGTCCCCATCACCTTTCTCTCTGCTCCAGGCCGGTCCCTTCTGGCCCCACAGCCGGGGGTTaacccagctcccagcagctggccgGCCTCTCCTCTCGCCCTCCAAGGAGACCGGGTTTGGACCCGTGGCTCACAGGGTGAGGAGGAGCATGACGGCCAccagccttcctcttcctccgcatCCTGGTGGCAGCCTTGTCCCCAGCCAGGTTTGTGACCTGCCCTGTGCAGGCGGATGCCTCCGGGCCACACTGCTCAGGGTGAGACGGGAGCACCAGGGCAGGCAAGGGCTGGCAGTGCCTGGCATGCCATGGCCAGGCTGGactgctccccagccctgctcttcctcttcttcctcctcctctgctggctCTGCACAGCACCTggggcagctcctgctgtgcaAAGGGGCTGTGTGTCCCCTCGCGGATGCAAGGGGCAAGTGctaggactcctgggtccctttgCTGGACTTTGCTACTGGCCCTTGGTCCGGGGCCAGGCAGCCTGGGAGTCCCCTGGTGCAGGCAGCAGTGGTGGCTTCTGCCAGGGAGAGTGGCTGGCAAACGGGTGAATCCGGCTAATATCCAGGCCCTCTGCTCCCATTGTGTCCTTGCCAGCACTGAGGTTGTTTAGGAGCACCTTGCCAAAGGGGCCACATCCTGCCAGGTGCAGAGCAGAAGTAGGCCCCGCAGTTGGAGGGTTTCCCGCCAGCTGCTGGGGACGTTGGCGTTGGGCGGCCCTGGCTCCCCCATCTCACGCTCGCTGCGTCTCTCTTGGCTCAGGGAGGACTTCGGTTCCCAGCTTGGAGGAAGAAATCGATTTTCTGGCGGACGTGCTGGCCAGGCAAGATGCTCCTCGCCCCCACCCGCTGCGCGATGGCAAACCCAGAAGTAAGTGCCCGTCCTCCCACTGtgctgctcccagtgcccccaggccGGACACCCCACGCAGGGATTTCTCCTGTTTTCCCCAATTCCTGAGCCTGAATGATGCGTGCCAGGCTAGACCTGGCTGTCCCTCTCCTTGGTGGAGGGACACCTACTCTCACTTTTAACCCACGGTACCAGGCTGGCGCTGCTCTGCTCATGCccctgctttctcctgcctcttctgCAGCCGTCCCAGCCCCAGTGGGGAGGCATCGTGTAGCCAGCATGTTGAGCGGGGAGTCTTTGCAGAGGGATCCTGCCGGCAGCAAGGCAGCCACGACCCTCCCCACCTCTACCACCGAGGCAGTCCAGAAATACCCTGTGAAGGCATCGCCCATCCCTTCAAACGATGACGTGGTGCTCGGTAAGATCTAAGGGACGGGCCTCGGCGGAGAACATCTCGGCGTCCTTGCCCGTGGGACGCGGGCTGGTGGAGGCCGGGGCTCTGCGCATCGCTCAGCTGGGCGCCGTGCCATCAGAGCTGCCACTGGGCTCACCCCCGCTGTCCCTCTGTGCCATCCTTCCTCTGCAGGGCTGATTGTGGTGTGCACTGTGGCCGGGATCTCCGCTCTAATTGTAGCTGCTGTCTGCTGGTGCAGGTAAGCCAGAGGCTGCTGGTCCCAACGAGTACCTAAGTGTCCTTGTGGTGCCTGGAGGAGCTTGTTCCCACACTTTTCTGGGGCCAGGGCAAGGTTTGGAGAAGAGGAAAATAGCTGTCCTTACTTGTCCCACCACAAATGCACCAGTGCCTGTGTCCACAAGGGAACAGTGTCTGCCAGACGAGGTGGAGTACAGTGGTGTGGGTACATGGGATGCCCCTGTGTCAGGCCGGGAGCAGGGGGTGCTTGGTTTGGCATCAAGCTTTGccttgcgcccccccccccccccgacattgTAGGCCAGGCTGGATGGGGTCTGGTAGGAGCCTGCATGAGGCTCCAGTGTACTCAGAACTCATGATCCCAAAGCTGCCTGCTGCTCCAGAGAGTTTTTGGGGGCACAGAGGTGTTGGCACCCGACCTGCCAAGGTGCTAACTCTGCTTTCAGGGAGCAGAATGCATCACTGCTCCAGGCCCTCCACCTCAGACCCTGCTAAACCAGCTCACTGCTTGGTGCAACTGGTGTGCACTGGGTTTCAGGGGACCTCTGGTGCTCTCTGACCCTGACTAGCAGAAGCAGGGAGTGTGCACAGAAGCAGCTCTGTAGTTTTAAAATAGAGGAATATAGCTTGTCTCCATAATGCCCTCTGAGGGCCAAGTCTCCAGGAGCACATGGCCTTCCATGGCATGACCCAGCACTCAGGGGACTGCAGGAACAGGATCTGAGGCTCAGCAAGTGAAAAGCCCCATGGAGTCCGTTCTGCCTCCTTGAGAAACCCCATGAACTGtggtttccttttccttctgaaacattgttttttaaGTACAATTCAGGCTTTACCGCTCAGTCCCTTTCTGAGCCATCCCAAGGTGCTGTCCCACGGCAGCAGATCCTGCCACGCAGTGGTCTCGTGCAGGGGAAGCACTTGCCTGCGCAACCCCAACTGGCCGTGCTCAGCCATCATACAGCCCTCGCCGCAGTGCTCAGCACGACAGGGAGAGCAGACGCTCCACGACCTCCTCGGAGCCAGGCTGGGAGACTCCTGTGCTTGGCCTCTTCCTGCCCTTGCTCTGCTCAGCAGCCAGACTGGCACTTCCCAGCCCCTGGAAAGCTGCCAGATCTTCGCTGGGTCGTCATGTGCCCAGATCCCACAGGATGGAGATGACCGACTGCATCTCGGTGCATGGGCAGGACCTCCTGGCTTGGGGGTGCTGCTGACTGTGGGTGCCCCTTGCAGGCAGTGTGGATCCGGGTCAGGGAGCTGAGCTGAAGCGGGGTCGCTGGGTCCAGTTTGGAGTCAGCTGCTCTGGTCGCTCCTGCCCAACTGCTGTCCTCTCTCCTTGGCAGGCTGCAGAAGGAGGTCAGGCTGGCGCAGAAAGCAGACTACTCAGCACAGAGAGCATCCAGCCCTTTGCCCTACGACAACATCTCGGTAAGGTGCCGGGTGCCTCCTGGCAGGGCATTTGGTGCCCAAGCCAGGCCTACACTCCTTGCAAGAGGCTCCCAAAACAGAGGCAGGGGAACAACCATCAGCTCGGGCTCTGCTTTGGGCCACTGTCCACAGGGCAGAGACCATGTCCTGGGGAGGGCTGGTGGCTTGCCAGAGCCCCGCGTTCACGTCTGCTATTGCTCTCTTCGCAGCCTGGGGACAAGACGCTGGCTCAGAGCGCCCAGATGTACCACTACCAGCACCAAAAGCAGCAGATGCTCTCCATGGAGAAGTAAGCAAGCttgccctgaaaagagaaagcaggagCAGCCTCCAGAGCTGCCCTGGGCAGAGGGTGCCAGAAGCCGGGGACGAGATCATGCGGTTCTGGCAGGAGCCCCAGTCACTGGGTCTTTGACCCAGCGGGCAGCACCCTGGAGCGCGCTTGGCCATGCCGTGCCATTAACTGGGAAATCATCCCTCTGGGCTTCACCCACCCTCTCTGAAAACTCTCCCCACAGGCATAAAGAGGAACCCAAGCTGCCAGACTCTGCGTCATCTGACGAGGAGAatgaggatggagacttcaccgTATACGAGTGCCCAGGGCTGGCTCCGGTAAGGCACGGGGTCAGAGCGGTGGCTGGACTGGGGCACCTGTGAGCTGGCTCCTGCCAGCCAGCACCCTCTGCGCAGTCGAGccgcagtgggggcagaggggaacctgCTCATCTGGGGTGTGTGGGTCCTCAAGAGGAGACCTTTTAAAAATGTCCTTTGTCAAACTGTGTgatggtccaacccccctgtgtcccctgtcAGCTGCCGGCAGAGCACCCGCCATCCCACTTGCTTCGAACACCAGGCACTCTCCCAGCCAGAGCTGCTGGGGCAGTTCAAGGCGATGTGAGATGGGGCTGCTGCCGGCCCCCCTGTCTACGCTGGGTGCTGGTGGCCATAGGGGCTGGCGGTCACTGCTTCAGGCCCGGAGCTGCCTCAAAACTTCCCTCGCAGGGAACATGAGGCTGGCTCAGCGCTGCAAGCAGGGCTGGTGGTGGAAGCAGGGGCAGCTGTCACGGGTGAATGGGTTTGCGCTGCTGCAGACATGCAGCCTGGATTTGCTCCAAGTGTTTGATGGACAGAAATGCGGCTTCCAGACATGGGGACATTCCTTGGGGAGTGCTGCCCTGCTTTGTCTCGGGAGCTGAGAACTGGAGCATCCGTTGGCAAGCCAAACCCAACCGCCCCTGAGATACAGGCGATGTGGCCACATTGGGGCTCCTGGACACAGGAGCTCTGGTTGCTCCTCCTTGCGGCCCCCAGGCCACCAGCCAGCCAGCGTGGGGGATCCAGGCCCCAGtccaggacctccctggccactgGGTGGACCAGGGGAACCGTGGCCAGAGACCCCCCTCAAACCCAGAGGGGACTTTTCTGGCCCTTCGGCTCAATGGGGACCCTGGGGAAGGGCAGCTCCTAACAGCCCTGCTACAGGCCGGGGTGTAAAGAGCACAAAGGGACCCAAAGGGAGCCTTTCACATGGTAATGGCTGTGGTGCCCAGCCATCAGGGCCCAGATTAAGGGTCATCATTATGTCTTTACAGGCCCATTAAAGGGCTGTTGATGGCACACTGGCAGTCTGGGGAACCAACCCATTCCTATCAGCGAGCCTGGTGGGTGCTGGCATGGGAGAGCAGTGCCGGACTGTGTTTGTGTGCACTGCCCGTTCCCCCCTGGAGCATCCCATCCAGTCAGAGCATCCCAGTCCgctccctcccaccccagcatGGAGCCAGGACCTTTTTCAGCCGTGGGTGCTGGAGCCCTGGTGCATCCCACCTGGGACCAGACCGCCTGGGCTCCCACccaagcctccctccctctcgaCCTGTTTCTCCTCTGCCTGGCTTGCCCGTGAGCGGGTGCTGTGCCTCGGGGCCCGGCGTGTTGGGTTTCAGTCCCGACCCCTTACATAGCTGGGATGCGGAGGCTCACGAACCCAGCTGCTTTCtgacctgcttttctcccctccctctgtCCTGCTCCCACCACCACTGCAGACCGGAGAAATGGAAGTGCGAAACCCGCTGTTCGACGACTCTACCTTGCACCCCTCGAACCCCAAGTTGCCCCAGTAACACCCTTCCTCTCTCCTCGTGCCCGAGCTCGCTACGGACTGTACGCAGAATGCCCAAACCCAGCGCAGGCAGCACCGCCAGAGGGGCACCCACGCCGAGGCGGAGGGGCCTggggccgcgggagcccggcgccccccgctctGCCAGACTGTTCGCTGCCTGCCCAATAAACACCCACTAACAGCTATGGGAGGGGGGGCTGCCCCCCCCTTTCCAGCCTCCTTGTTCTCTTTGACGGCATGAGCGCCTTCCTGCCTTGCCCCGCAGCTCCCCCGCTGCTGTGTCCTCGCTGCTCTCTGGGGCTGGTGCAGATGTGCTCTCCCCGTGGGGCGCCCCGAGGGCGGCTGCTGTGCTGGCACAGAAATGGGGGGCTGCAGCTCTGGCTCCGGGCATTTGGCTTCGAGGAGGGGTCGAGGGCTACTTTTACAGCTGCAACCAGTCTAATGCAAGAGCAGCCGTGAAAGATCTCAAGAGGGAGTCGGAGAGCACCAACGGGGCCACGATGCACTCCCTTCTTCAGTTGAAAGTGCAGCCGGGATTGGCCTGCCGCAAGCCCCTCCAGGAGGGATGGAAACTTTCCCAGGATTTGGCAAGCATCTTTAAAGGCTCTGGCTGGCACTAGGATGCCTGGTCCGTCCCCTTCTCCCCTGAAAGCCCCTGTAACCGGGGCCCTGCTTGAGAAGCCCAAACCAGGAGCAAGAGGGGGATAGAGAGGCTGCAGGCTTTGCTCCGGGTGATGcatcctcagctgctgctgctgcagaaactcTCCCTGCGCAGTGCACGGCTGCCTTCTCCCACCCTGGGCCCTGCAGTTTTACCTCTTTTTGGGCAGCTGGTCCCCAGAGATGCCCATGATGCAGGAGGTCCAGGTGCCTTTGGGGACCCCCTTGCCCGGGACAGTGGCTGGGCCCATTTGCAGCACAAGCCCCTCAGATGGGCAGAGGATTTCCTCGAGCTGTACTTGGGATGTTTAGGCtatctccatcttctccactgctccagccaccccagggccaggtattGAAGCGCTGCGGGGTGCTAAGGTCGAGGAAGGAAACATGCTGCCCCTATGCAGGGCtgctggagctcagcattgctGGGGTTCACGGGCAATGGTCAGAAAGGGTTAAATGTTTTGGGTTGAAACCTGCCAGCAGTGGAGGACAGAGAGTGTCCCTGGGGCTCGAGGGGCCAAGGCAAGACATAGCCAAGTAGTCGTTCAGACGATGGCAGAGCTTGCCAAGCGATGGGCGCAGCGAGCACCCCCATGGCCCGTCGCAGAGCCCGTGCAGCCGCACTGGGACCCCCTGCCTGCTGAGTGTCATCCCATGCCCTGCCTTTCCCCGCAGCCACGTGCCTGCCCCAAAGAGCTGGTCCCCTTCACGGTGTCCCCTTGTAGGCAAAGCCTGGGCTGCTCCACAGCAGCCGGTGCTCTCTCCACAGCAGGGGACAGTCACTGAGGTCCATCACAGGACAGTGCCCGGCTCCGGAGCCACTGCCACCCATGGGCAGTGGgtgcaggggaaggggggggtgttGTGCCCCCTTGCCAGCCCTTGCTGCCTTGTCCTTGCTCGGAGCCCGGCGTCTCTCCCCAGAGCCTCACGGGTGGTTGTTGCATGCGGGTGGCTCATTGCAGGCGTGGGAGATGTGGGCACCAGGAGCAGCATGCAGCTGGGTGCTGGCAGCAGCGGGCAGAGGTGTGATCCCATGCCGGCGAGCGGTGGTGGCGTGGAAACGTCTGCCCAGCGAGGTTTAAAGGCAGAAGCCATCACCTCGCGGATGCTTTCTCTCCGACGTGCTACATTAAACGTGGGTCGctgcccctctcccagaggcTGTCGTTGTTGTATGGATTGtagttatttta comes from Apteryx mantelli isolate bAptMan1 chromosome 21, bAptMan1.hap1, whole genome shotgun sequence and encodes:
- the NPDC1 gene encoding neural proliferation differentiation and control protein 1, translating into MVAARSAAAARRGALLLLAALGACRLRAAASEAVESCPRSLDCTLQRRELCPPGSHACGPCLQQFVEDDHGRCVQKKHSPSGRTSVPSLEEEIDFLADVLARQDAPRPHPLRDGKPRTVPAPVGRHRVASMLSGESLQRDPAGSKAATTLPTSTTEAVQKYPVKASPIPSNDDVVLGLIVVCTVAGISALIVAAVCWCRLQKEVRLAQKADYSAQRASSPLPYDNISPGDKTLAQSAQMYHYQHQKQQMLSMEKHKEEPKLPDSASSDEENEDGDFTVYECPGLAPTGEMEVRNPLFDDSTLHPSNPKLPQ